In Fusobacterium sp. DD2, the genomic stretch ATTCTCTTTGATAACTTCTTAATACACCATTTACAAATTTTCCAACAGGAACACTGAATTTCTTCTTAGTAAGTTCAGTAGCCTCCCATATTACACCTTTGTCATCTGATTTCATAAAAGAGATCTGATACATAGAAATTCTTAAAATATTTCTAATCCAGTCTTTCTTTATAGTTTTTGTTCTTTTATCAATTTCGTAATCTAAAAATATCTTATTTCTTATTACACCATAAAAAAGTTCTGTGATAAATCCTCTTTCTTTTTTTGGTATTGTATTGTTTTTAAAATATTCATTGAGAGCAATATTTGAGTATTTTCCATTGTCAACCTCTCTTATAAGGCTAATAACTCTTGATTTTATATTCATTTTTCCCTCCATTTATTAATTCCTATATATTATACAATATTTGTAAAATAATGTGTAGTGTGAGTTATAATAAAAATCTTTTTCTTCTGGTTCTTAATATGGCAGTTTTGAGCTATTTATGATATTATGTAAGAGATGAATGAAATAATATATTGACATTATGTCAGTGATAGGATATTCTTTTAACTGAAAAAATATTTATTATAATTTTATTGGAGGTTTTTGGTATGAAAGTGCCCCTGGAGGAAATTTTAAAGTTTTTAAAGAGCAATCAGTTAAATAAACTTAGAGATTTACTAAAGGATGAAAATCCAGTTGATATAGCTGGAATAATTGATGATTTGTCAAAAGAGGAGAGCTTGAAGCTATTTAGAGTGTTGCCCAAGGATCTCTCTTCAGATACTTTTTCCTATCTTGCACCTGATAAACAGCAGGAGATAGTGGAAAATATCACAGATGAAGAGGTTTCAAATATTATAAGTGATATGTTTATTGATGACACTGTGGATTTTATAGAGGAGATGCCTGCAAATATTGTAGATAAGATACTTCAAAATACTGCACCTGAAATGAGAAATCTTATCAATCAGCTTCTTAAATATCCAGAAAACAGTGCAGGAAGTGTTATGACTGTTGAGTATCTATCACTTAAAAGTGATATGTCAGTAGGTCAGGCGATACACTCAATTAAAAGATGTGGAATAGATAATGAAACTATTGATATATGCTATATTATCGATTATCAGAGAAGACTTGTAGGTTTTATTACCCTTAAAAAGCTGATTTTCCTTGATGATGATATATATTTAAGAGATGTAATGGAAACTAATGTATTAAGCTGTCATACAATAGATGATCAGGAAAAAATTGCAAATGACTTCAGAAAATATGATTTGACATCTATGCCAGTTGTTGATAATGAGGATAGACTTGTTGGAATCATAACTATAGATGATGTGGTAGATGTAATTGATCAGGAAAATACAGAGGATTTGCAAAAGCTTGCTGGAATGAGACCTTCTGATGAGGAGTATTTAAAAGAGTCTATTTTTTCATTGGTAAAACAGAGAATAGGATGGCTTATGCTTCTTATGATATTAGCTACATTTACAGGAATAATCATCAGACATTATGGAAATAGTTTGAGAAATGCACTTATTCTTATATCTTTTACACCTATGCTTATGTCAACAGGTGGAAATGCAGGTTCACAATCTTCTACTTTAATTACAAGGGGAATAGCCTTAGATGAGATAAGTACAGGAGATTTAGGGGCTGTATTTAAAAAAGAGCTAGGAATAAGTATTATCATTGGATTTATACTTTCAGTTGTGAATTTTGGAATTATATATATAAGCAGTGAGAGCTATATTACATCATTTGTAATATCAGTGAGTCTCTTTATTATAGTAGTTGTAGGAAAAGTAATAGGTGGAATACTTCCTATTGTAGCTAAAAGCTTTAAATTGGATCCAGCTGTTATAGCAAGTCCGTTTATAACAACAA encodes the following:
- the mgtE gene encoding magnesium transporter; the encoded protein is MEEILKFLKSNQLNKLRDLLKDENPVDIAGIIDDLSKEESLKLFRVLPKDLSSDTFSYLAPDKQQEIVENITDEEVSNIISDMFIDDTVDFIEEMPANIVDKILQNTAPEMRNLINQLLKYPENSAGSVMTVEYLSLKSDMSVGQAIHSIKRCGIDNETIDICYIIDYQRRLVGFITLKKLIFLDDDIYLRDVMETNVLSCHTIDDQEKIANDFRKYDLTSMPVVDNEDRLVGIITIDDVVDVIDQENTEDLQKLAGMRPSDEEYLKESIFSLVKQRIGWLMLLMILATFTGIIIRHYGNSLRNALILISFTPMLMSTGGNAGSQSSTLITRGIALDEISTGDLGAVFKKELGISIIIGFILSVVNFGIIYISSESYITSFVISVSLFIIVVVGKVIGGILPIVAKSFKLDPAVIASPFITTIIDACALIVFFLISTHYLPL